Below is a window of Syngnathus typhle isolate RoL2023-S1 ecotype Sweden linkage group LG12, RoL_Styp_1.0, whole genome shotgun sequence DNA.
ggtcggtcggtcggtcggtcagtaCAAGTGTCCTTTGGCGGGAAGACGCCACTGACCGCGATTGTGTCTTCCAGGTGGATCCTCTTACTCAGGTGAAGGCTCTTTTCAACGCCAGCGACGTTTGGAAAGGCAAATGTTGTGACTGGCGCCGTTCTGGCTCCAAGGTGCTCTGGCTGCAGTGGCGGGGAAAGGACGAGGAGCCAAgcgcaagcagcagcagcagcaacagcagcaagaGGGCGCCACCGCCGGCGCCACCAAGCGCACTCGCAGGTACGCCGCCCACCGCGCTTTGAAGGTGACGTTGGGTGAACGTGCGTTGCGGTGCGGTTCCTCCGCAGCGACCCGCTCTTCTCGGCGCAACGCCTGCCCCCCCACGGCTACCCTCTGGAGCACCCCTTCAACAAGGACGGCTACCGCTACATCCTGGCCGAGCCGGACCCGCACGCCCCTGACCCCGAGAAGCTGGAGCTGGACTGCTGGGCCGGCAAGCCCATCCCCGGCGACCTGTACCGGGCCTGTCTGTACGAGCGCGTTCTGCTGGCTCTGCACGACCGAGGTTCATGAAATGAATGTGGGCTTAGGGCGCCAAAGCATTGCTTTTGTTTAAGTGGAGCTCTTTGACTCAGCACCGCAGAGTTTGTGTGTGGCGGCCGATTTGGTCGACCGTAATGGAAGCTTCGAATGGGCCGCCTTCTGGCTCCTCTTCCTGTCGGAACCTGATTTTGATTGATGATTCCTCCCCAAAAGCGCCCCAGCTGAAGATCTCCGACGACCGTCTGACGGTGACGGGCGAGAAGGGCTACTCCATGGTGCGCGCCTCCCACGGCGTGCGCAAGGGCTCCTGGTACTTTGAGGTGTCCGTAGAAGACATGCCGCCCGACACGGCCGCCCGCCTCGGCTGGTCCCAGCCTCTGGGTGAGTTGCTGCCTGTCGGCGCCTGCGGGATGGCCGGGCCGTGCTCCGAGGAGCTGAAACGGCCGGCGAGGCTAGGCGAGGCGAGACGTAGCGCCTGTCTGTGAGCGTGGAAGGAAATCTCACTCGTAAGTTGCGGCGTGCGCAGGTAACCTGCAGGCGCCGCTGGGCTACGACAAGTTCAGCTACTCGTGGCGCAGCAAGAAGGGCACCCGCTTCCACCAGTCCCTGGGCAAGCGCTACTCGGCGGGCTACGGCCAAGGAGACACTCTGGGCTTCCTCATTGTGCTGCCCGAGCGCACCGAGACGGCTCGAGCGCTGCCCGACACCTACAAGGACAAGGTCAAATCCATTGGAGCaactactcccccccccccccccccccaacctgaCCGCTTGCTCTCTTGTTTGCAGGCACTCATCAAGTTCAAGAGCTACTTGTACTTTGAGGAGAAGGACTACGTGGACAAAGCCGAGAAGAGCTTGAAGACCACGAGCCCCAGCAGGGTGAGAAGGCGCCAGCCAGCCCGCTGCTCAGCAAACATTTTTGGCGCTGAATGAGAAGAAGTTGACGATGGGCGCTTGTCACTGACCCGCCTACCGGCAGATGGTATTCTACAAGAACGGCGCCAGCCAAGGCGTGGCTTTCGAGAACCTGTTTGAAGGAATCTACTTCCCGGCCATCTCCCTCTACAAGAGCTGCACGGTGGGTGCCAACCGGGAGTCCACCTCAACGTTGCATGACAAAAATAGTTCACGCTTCTTCCCCCCCATTCTGTTTGTGGTTTACATGgagtttgtctttgttttgtacTGAATGATCCGTCTTGCACCAATCATCCTAAGCAAACGTTTCCTTGTCAACTCTTGCGCCGCAACCCTTCAGGTGTCGGTCAACTTTGGGCCACGCTTCAAGCACGCCCCTGAGGACGTGGCCTTCCAGCCGGTAAGCAAGCGCctgcctggcctggcctggcctggcctggcctggcctggcctggcctggcctggcctggcctggcctggcctcgcctcgccttggccttggcCGCCCACCTTGGCCGCCCACCTTGGCCGCCCATCTTGGCCTTAGGGCGGTAGGGCggcgcctcctcctccctcacACTCTGTGCTTTGCAGATGAGCGACATGGGCTGGGGCGCCGTCATCGAGCACACGCTGGCCGACGCCTTGTACCACGTGGAGACGGAGGTGGACGGACGACGCAGCCCGCCCTGGGAGGGATGAGCCGGTTGGTCGGCTCAGTGCGGGAATGTCCAACCAAAGCTTTCCAATGTTCCGTCTGTGTACATCGCTGCCGTAGTCGTAAATAAATACTTCTCTCGGAGCAACAAAGTCAAATGGGATCATTTGGAGCCGGTTGAAAAATGAGCAGAGCCATCTCTGGCgtgagggacggacggacggacggacggaaggtcCGGAGACGTGGCTCAAGTTGCCCATGTTTGACATcggagcgagcgagagaaaagGCGGGGACGTGTAAATGATGCTCATTGCCGGCGCACTTTCCAATCCAATCGTTTATTGGCCAGGCTAAATGCGGGAGAAGAGGAGCTTGAAATGAACTTTTCAACCATGAATAGAAGCAATGTGTGACAAAGAAGCGCAGAAGGAAACACAAGCCCTCCCTCGGCCGTCGCTGTCTAGTCCGTTTCCGAAGCAGTGCGGCAAACAGCACAAATGGCGCGTGTCTGTTGGAAAGCCTTCAGTTAGGAGCCCACACCATTCCTGACGTGATGTAGTTGCTGGGTGTGGGGCTGCGCCGTGcctcctctggcacctctggggGGTGCTgtggggacacacacacatgagcgtGGACGCAATTTGAAGACATCCTGACAAGGCCGGCCCGCCGGCACTTTTGGACAGTAGAACCTGCAAATGAAAACAAGACCGCTTGCGTCCCCCACTCATCTGGGGTCAGAGGAGCTCCGACTTCCCGCCCATCTCTGATTTGGAGCCTTGGCCCAAGGGCTTGACGGAGGAAAGAGGATCCCAGACTCTTGTTTCGTCGTGGGAAGGCGTGTCAGTGGAAttggaaggtaaaaaaaaaaaacaactcactaaTTTGCGGAAGATCTTGTTGAACAGGTTGTTCTTTGGACTTTCAGGCGCTTGCGTCCACTCCAAGTCTTGAGGTCGCGAACCGTCGGGTCCAAAAAAGTTAAGGTCTTCGAAACAGCCCGTCTCGATGAGCTACGGAAGAGGAGGGAAAGGGGACACCGAGTCAACTTCAGactgggccgggccgggccatgCCGGGCGTAGGGTGACTGGCCTCGTTCTGCCAGGTGATGGGAACGCTTCCCGTGGAGAATCTGGCGTAGAAGTTGTTGTCGTCTTGGTTGATGGTGACGCCCCTCACCGTGGCAAACTCCTCGATGTCCTGCACGTCGCTGCAGTAAACCAGCCGGGGCTGCGCGCCACCGCAAAgggactcactcactcactcactcactcacgacTACGGGAAAAGCACCAAATGGggggcgacggcggcggcggcgtggctTACATCGGGCTTAAAGGAAGCCTCCACTAGCCCCGCCTCCAGCATGCGGAAGTTGATTTCCCGAAAGAAAGGATGCATCTGAACGTCTCGGCCTCCTGACGCCTGGCAGCCCAGCCTCCTGTTGGGCTCTTTGACCAGCAGCTTGAGAAAAGAGGGCAAAGTGGAGCGTGGCTCATTCAAgtcctgccagccagccagccagccagccagccagccagctagccagccaggcaggcagccaggcaggcagccaggcaggcagccaggcaggcacaaTCCCCAAAGCTGAGCGGCGCCAACTGCACTTGCACTTGCGCTGCACCTTCAATACAAATGGATGAATTGACTACCTCAAGCCACGAGGCCTTCGGGAGCAACCTTGGCTGCCCGTCAAGAGAGGCCTGGCGAGCGCACCCCCAcccagggacggacggacggacggacggacggacggacaactCTTACCCAAAGCGACCAATCGCTCAAGCGGCTCATCAGCTGAGCAGTCAACTAAGTCCTTGACAAAATGGCCAAATGATCTGAACCAACCAGTCCTTTCAATAACCTAGTCAGTCGGTTGAATGCGTGGCACCTTGGTCGTTTCCTTACTAATTAGTCGTCggatcgctcgctcgctcgctcgggagTTAGATTGACGATTGCCAAATCCTTGACTTTTGTGTGCCACTTTGACTTTAGGATTAACGGCCAAGAGTCCAGTTCCCAGCGTTCAACGcttcccaccaccaccactaccgACCTGCGAGCAGATGTCTCTGGCGTGCGGCCCAAAGCGCTCGCCGTACTCCTCCCGCTCGCTCTCGATCCTTCTCTCCATCTCGTCCTTTTTGGGGTGCTCGCCCTTCATCCTGAGGACGGGGCGGCCCGCCGTCATCTCGTAGATGAGGCAGCCCAGACCCCACCAGTCCACACTGGCGCCGTAATACTCGTGGCGGATCACCTCCGGGGCTGGACGCAAGGAAGGAAGATTGGAGTGGGAAAAGCAAGCACGCTTCAGCCTTTCGCAAAGCGCACCCACTGACCCATGTACCCCAGCGTGCCCACGCGGCCCTGCACCACTCCGCTTTCCGACACCCGGACGGCCAGGCCCAGGTCCGAGATCCTGATGTGCCCTGTGCAGAGAGAAGAGGGAGTTGCCTTGTAATTGAGCGGGAATGTGAGCTTCGAGTGTTTTCGAGGACACGTGGCAATTAGAGTAGGCCACCACGCCCAATTTAGCcttgaaagagagaaagagagagagagagaaagagagaaagagagagagacaaagagaaagacagaaagaaagaaaaacgtgGCAGTGTCGTAGCTAAAAATAGTTGCGTGTTTGCGCACCGTGTTCGTCCAACAAGATGTTTTCGGGCTTCAGGTCCCTGAAAGACAAGATGGCGTTTGTTGTCAGAGGCCGGTGGAATGCACCTATAGGTGGCGTGCAGGCATAGATGACGGGTGTCCCgcaaaaagaaagaaggaaagaaaaccaaaatggccgacaacGATTGCAAAGGATTCTCGCGGggatccatctgtccgtccggcggtcggtcggtcggcgagGCTCACCTGTAAATGATGGACTTGCGGTGGAGGTGCATGAGGCCGCAACAAATCTCAGCGGCGTAAAAGCCCACTCGCTCGGGGTCCAGTCCGGGCGGGCCCATGTTGTAGATGTGAAAGTTGAGGTCGCCGCCGCTCATCATGGTGAGAACCAAGCACAGGTCGTGTTTGGTCTCGTAGGCGTACGCCAGGTTGACCTGAGGCGGAGGCCGCGTCAGAGTCTCCGGCAAGAACGGCACCCCAGCGCCGCCGTGCCTGCCCTCTCACCACAAAGCGACTGTTGACGCTCTCCAGGATCTCCTTCTCGTTGAGCGCCATGGCCTCGCCTCGCCGCTTCTTCACGTGCGTCTTCTCCAGCTTCTTGCAGGCGTACATCATTCCCGTGGCCCGCACCTTACACGCCCACACCTAAAGCAAGGCCATGTCAAGATTTTTGCGCGCAGCcgaggcctgtggaataatcggAACGGCATCTGAGCATCAAGTCTAACGTAAGCCgcgtagaagaggaagcgccgCCGTGGCTTGCGCGACTTAAACTCCGAAGCGACCAAcggtctggaaaatacggtagtaggaTTTGCTCGGATGTGACATCACCTCACTTGAGAGAAGGGACTCTCTAAGTATTTAGTATTGCGACTTGAGAGAAGGCACTTGGGCTCTGCAGGGGGTCGCTCCCTGGTTTCAAAGCCCAAAACCGAAGCCAGGCCGCAAAGTTCAACGTGACGCTCTCAATCTGTGTTGGCGCCCTAAACCTTTGAAGTGCTTTCCTAAAGTTAACGAGCAGAGCAGGAATGAGGAAGTCACCTCTCCGAAGCCTCCTTTGCCCAACACTCTGTATTGCCGGAAGTCGTTCTTGGTGACCGGGCGCCTGGAAGACAAATACGGGTGGATCGTTTGACGAGCAATCGGTCGGTCAATCAACGAATGGCTCAATGGCTCGCTCACCTTTCCAGCATCTTCCACTGGACGAAGCGGTCAAAGTACATGCTGTGCTGAAACTGCTCAAAAGGTTCTTGGCTGAGGAAGGCGTGAAGATCGCTAAACACAAGAAGGCGTCCGTCAACAGCAGCCTGTAAAGCCcggcggcgatggcggcgatggcggcgatggcggcgatggcggcgatggcggcgatggcggcgatggcggcgatggcggcgatggcggcgatggcg
It encodes the following:
- the grk5 gene encoding G protein-coupled receptor kinase 5, encoding MEIDSLVANRALVRAREGGGTKGRSWKWQEMLRFPHISQCSNLAASIVRDFWDICVVQPIGRKLFDQFCHSRGELRKYGELRQALDQFKLKRDEERRAFGLAIIQEFFTIHTARFVAEVSKHKRSCMWSLNHEPSSDVFAGCTDDLHAFLSQEPFEQFQHSMYFDRFVQWKMLERRPVTKNDFRQYRVLGKGGFGEVWACKVRATGMMYACKKLEKTHVKKRRGEAMALNEKEILESVNSRFVVNLAYAYETKHDLCLVLTMMSGGDLNFHIYNMGPPGLDPERVGFYAAEICCGLMHLHRKSIIYRDLKPENILLDEHGHIRISDLGLAVRVSESGVVQGRVGTLGYMAPEVIRHEYYGASVDWWGLGCLIYEMTAGRPVLRMKGEHPKKDEMERRIESEREEYGERFGPHARDICSQLLVKEPNRRLGCQASGGRDVQMHPFFREINFRMLEAGLVEASFKPDPRLVYCSDVQDIEEFATVRGVTINQDDNNFYARFSTGSVPITWQNELIETGCFEDLNFFGPDGSRPQDLEWTQAPESPKNNLFNKIFRKLHPPEVPEEARRSPTPSNYITSGMVWAPN
- the ash2l gene encoding set1/Ash2 histone methyltransferase complex subunit ASH2 yields the protein MASAGEAGIPAESQADAATTEAPSTELAVGMDAEASGGKEGLDGASEAADALTGSGDEDSGRQLGEVELQCALCTKWFTADTFAINTATCLPFMTNYAFHCNVCHHSGNTYFLRKQANLKEMCLTALANLTWRSRSQDEHPKTMFSKDKDIIPFIDKYWECMTTRQRPGKLTWPNNIVKTMSKERDVFLVKEHPDPGSKDSEEDYPKFGLLDQDLGTIGPSYDSQRQSTPAPGTAAAGGLNGGSSYSGALAAVAGKGRGAKRKQQQQQQQQEGATAGATKRTRSDPLFSAQRLPPHGYPLEHPFNKDGYRYILAEPDPHAPDPEKLELDCWAGKPIPGDLYRACLYERVLLALHDRAPQLKISDDRLTVTGEKGYSMVRASHGVRKGSWYFEVSVEDMPPDTAARLGWSQPLGNLQAPLGYDKFSYSWRSKKGTRFHQSLGKRYSAGYGQGDTLGFLIVLPERTETARALPDTYKDKALIKFKSYLYFEEKDYVDKAEKSLKTTSPSRMVFYKNGASQGVAFENLFEGIYFPAISLYKSCTVSVNFGPRFKHAPEDVAFQPMSDMGWGAVIEHTLADALYHVETEVDGRRSPPWEG